TAGATGGAGTTGAGGTGCTGCAGGAGAAGACAGGAGCTGGTATTCAGAGTGAGGCTGGCAGTTAGGTCAGGCAGGAGGGATGGATGGAAAGGGAGAGACATGGCCGTCAGTGAGAAGAGTGTTGTGAAGGGCTAGGGAGGGTGTCGGGGGGTCAGGGAGGGTGTCGGGGGTCAGGGAGGGTGTTGGGGGTCAAGGAGGGTGTTGGGGGTCAGGGAGGGTGTCGGGGGTCAGGGAGGGTGGGGAACGCAGTGTTTGAGAACCAACTGCCAAGGGTGAAAGGCTCTCATGGGAAGGGGTGTGACTTCAGGACTCCGAGCTATAACTGACCCGGGACATAAGGACAGAGAAGCTAgacaaggtggtggtggtggggttgctCAGCCAATCAAATCAGGTACCTGCACCTCCTCAAGTATCTGTTGGCAAAGCCTAAGCATGTGGCCAGTGACTGTATCCTTAAAAGAAGGTTCTCCAGgtctcagccccacccccaccccgtgccAGCCTGACTGGCCTCACTCACCCTCCCCATATCAGTGTGGAGTCAATTTAGCAAACTCGGGGGTTAAATGACAGATTCGTTTAATTTAAAACAGCAAGAGTTTGGGCTTTCACAGAGAGTTAACATCACTTCCAAAAAAATCTCATGCTAGGTTTAATTATGCCACAACTGTGAGTTCACACAAACATTTGCAGAGGGGCTGCAGAGCTAGCTCAACAGGTCCCAGCATTGGCTGGTCCTGAGCTAGCTCAACAGGTCCCAGCATTGGCTGGTCCTGCAGAGGACCGGGTTTAGTTCCCTTTACCCagagctcacaactatctgtgactccaCTCTCAGAGGACCAGgctccctctggcctctgagggcactggaCACACACTAAGGTGCccttatacacacaaaacactcatacacataaaaacaaagacatatgctctcATTGGTACTGTGAACTTCGGATAAACTACAATGCTTTTAAAAGCTGACTGGGGGTGGCATAGGCCTGTAAACCCAGAAACAGTAAAACCGCTTAAGGCCTGCCTGGACAACGAGTGAGAACCCTTTgtttcaaaacttaaaaaataaaatggacagaGATGGGAAACTAGCTAAGTGCTAGAGcataatgacacacacacacacacacacacatacacacacacacacacacacacacagagagagagagagcctcagaaagtcagaggcaggaagcagctggCAATGGATTAGCAGAACAAGATCCACAAAGTGCTTAAGAAAAGGGGTGCATGGCAAGGGCTGGAGCACCCATTAAGGCTGAGGTCACATTTGGGTGactgacagacacagacagacacatattaATGACACTACCTAACAGAGATGGTAACCCATCAGGCTGAGCAAAGCGAAGGGGGGCTGGTGGCCTCACAGGCTCCAAGTCCCCTCCTGGCCCCAGGAGTCTTTCCTTCTTTAGTTCTGAACCCTGGGTGCCCAGAAAACCCACTTGGTCACTGGCTGAGTTAAGTTTGATGTCTCTGAGTTCACAGGGCTAGAGGCCAGGCACCAAGCCTTGGGTCACCACCAGCCACCCAAGGTGACAGGGCAGCATGGGAAACAGATGGAAAGAGCCGAGTGTAGACTTTGTAGAGGGTTTTACGGGCAGCAAACATGGCCAGTTGCATCAACCATCAACCAGAAAGCTTGGGTAAGCCCCAGGCTCCAGGACCAGGGCTTTCTGATGCCCCTCTGCAAGGTTTTCCCTGAGCAAGGCCCCAAATAGCCAGGGCTCCACGGAGCCCTGTCCAGCTGGGTTTGTTCCACCATCATTCCCTCTGTGGTATGTTGTAGCTTATTTTCTCTACAGGAAACAAATTCCTAGAATTTCTGTTCCATTTTAGAAGCCAGGAGATCATTACCGCTGTACGCTGACAGCCACACACATTGGCTGTGATATCTTCAAAGGATCTCGGGATGCCCTGCACAGACTGGTTTTGTAAGCACAGCCGAGGAGCTTTCTTTGACTCCCAGAAGGGAACACACACACCTCTTGTAGATTTTCCCTAAAGAAATGCTtcaggaaaccagaagaggagtACATGGTCACAGCCCTCAGAGCGAATATTCCTTTCCTGATAGCGATGGGAACTGACGGCCCCAAGTGACTCTGCTTTCATTTTGAGCCATTTTACCAGGCTCTGAGCATCCTCTCCGTTTTGTGGGAGTATTGACAGAATCTAAGGGCGCTACTGTCACCTTGACTGCAAGGTGGCGGGCATGCTTCCCATACCGAGAGCCTGCGAGTCAGCACACCCCGCTGCCTGAAAGGAGGGATGCATGGATAGAAGAACCGTTGGGTAGAGAGAGGTGCAGACCTCAGTTCAGCCCCTCTCTGCCCAGGCTTGTCAGCCCAAGGCTACAATTCTAGCTTCCTGGGAAGTTGAGGTAGGAAaatctcaagttcaagaccagcctggtcaagagagagttcaaggccagtctaggcaacttagtgagattctgtctcaaaaaaaggggtGGGTGGGAATGGGTTAGAACTTAGTGGCAGAGCACCTGCCCTAacaggcacaaaaaaaaaaaatcatatttttaaaatgtaattatcaggaggcagatctcagttagagaccagcctgatctacagagcaagttccgggCCAGCATGTCCACATaagacccatctcaaaaaataaaataaaatataatcatcttAAAATCCTATTTCTATTTCCCCCAGataactacaaaacaaaacacaaaggtgTTTAAGGATTTTGCGTGTAGGACTAACCTGGAAACTACACTGAGCCGGCTCAAGGTTGAATCTCAAAATCATTTACCTTCGGGGTGGAATCAGATTCCTTCACTAGCTCTCTGATCATCTTTCCTAAGCGAACTGTAGAGCCACACGCCCTCCCCACTCACCCCTGTATGAGTCACCGGGGGACAGGGTTCTGTGAGAACAGCAGGCTAACTAATTGTCCATAGGGACTGGAGTTGAGCCACTGTCTGTCCTGGTACTGGGAGGGGGTGTGAATGTTAAGTGATTGACTGATGAACGGGACTCTGGACTCTGGCCTGTGCTGAAATTCAGATGTAAGAAACATTGAGGGGTGATGTCCCACGCAGAGGCTCCGTGAGGTGCCCATGAGTGTGTGCCTGGGTGGTTTGGATTAATGATGGCAGCCTCCTGTGACCTTGGTGGACTTTCGAGCTAGTTTAAGGATATTACCCTCGGCTGATCAGCATTGCTAATTCTCCTCAGGGTCTCCAGGGATTCTCAACACCCCGGCAAACCTGGACTCCATACTGTGATGTTTGGGATCCAAGATGGTGTCCATTATTCAGTCATGGGGATGGGTCCACAGGTATGGATCCCTCCAACTGTAAACAGCGCTGGTGGCCGGGGACACGGAGAACCAGTGTCCTGGTTAGCGGAGTCTCCCGTCTTTGTGCTTACACAAACAAACCCCACTCGACAAGGACATGAGTGTGCAAGGAATGCACTGCCTGCCTGTGAGTCCAGGAGGTAGAGGGGTCCACACTGATGGCTGTCCCTCCACCGAGCTTCACTAGGCAAGGCTTCAGTGTGTCTGGTCCCCGAATCCTGAAGCAGGAACCAGGAAGGCAGCACTAgcgtggacagtgaggaaagcCAACTGTTCAAGTGCTGGGCACTTCTGGGGTCCGTCTGGACTCCTGAGACTCTCCCATCTTAGGGGGAGTAGGAGCCCCAGGAGGGCTCTGGGTGGAGGgccaaggacagcagcagcaaAGAGAGAAGAGCCTCTTGCGGACGGCCTGAGTGCAGAGGACGAACATGATGCAATTGGCCCCTCCCTGGAAGGTGTTTCCAATACCCTGTGGGGGGTGGAGAAGAGGCATAAACACAGGGCGGGAGGGGGGGTGTCCTAGAAATGCAATCATGGGGAGTCAGTGGGCTGCTATGAATCCCATGACCTCTCTTGTCCCTGCCTCTAAACTGTCCTGGGATGAGTTCAGACTTGTGGCTTTAACCAGAGTTCTGAACAGGTCTAAACTGGCTTCCTAGCCAGGACCTGCATTTAGGCATTGTGCACTGAGAGGAACTCAAGATTAGTCAACCCCGCTAGGGCTTCCCTAGGTTGCTGAGAACGAGTGGACACTCCACCCCTGCTCTGGGATAGGGAAGGGACAATGCTATACTCTGCTTCCCATCCTGGCTAACACACTGGGACCTGTGATGTGTCTGTAGGGAAGGGAGCTGGCTGTGCCACCGTGGGGTAGCAGGGCCCACGGGAACAGACGTACATGCAGAACAACCAGCATGGGTGTCTGCACGGCTGGGGAGCCACAGAGGGTCAGGACGAAGCGCACGGTGCTCCAGACCCGGAGGCAGATGAATATGAGCGGAATGAGAATCAGCTTCTTATCGGCCGTGGAGGTGGAGGACCCTCGCTGCAGCTGGCGCCCCTCACAGATGGGCCGGTATTCCGAGAGCGCCTGGTGCTGTGTGGAGGACACGGAGCAAAGGCATGAGTGAGCCAGACCCGCCTCTTACCAGATCATCCGTGCACGGAAGGCATTGTCGTCTTTTCCattaggacatggggaggattGGAACCTTTCAGACCAGGAGGGCTCCCCCCAACTGCCAGCTCCCGGATCGCATGCCCTGCCCACTCTGCATCTCCACAGAAGTGACTCAAATTGTTGTAGACCTCTGCGCCCAGTGAACAAGCTATCTTAGCCCGCTGCACATTCATCTCATCGATCGCACTTCATCCTTCTTCCGGCCACCCGTGTGACTCGGGAATCACTTTTTAGTCCTCTCTCCCAGTCACACCTCACCTATGAGTCCCATCTTCAGAATCTGGATACTCTGACCCACCACCAGGCATGATCACCATGTCTAATTCcatgtctctctccttcccatggCAGGCCATCCCTAACACAGGTGGCAGGTTCTCAGATGTCAGGCATGCTTGGCAAGCCCCCTGCTCAAAGCCCTTGGAGGCTCCATTTCAGCCCTTCCTTACAGGGTGAGCAAGCCCGGCTCAGTTCTGACGTCTGTCCCATGCTCTCCCTTGCTCACTCTTCCAGCCTGGTGGCTCTCCTGCAAACCCAGGTCTCAGCTGGTCCTTGTATCTGAGAAAGCATCCCCAGTTTCTTCAGTTCCCTCACCTTCAAGTCCTTAGCCAGTGTCACATCCAGAAGGAAGCTCACAGCCAGCCATTCTGCCGATAGCCCTGACCCCATCCTAGCCATAGGCTGCTGTCTGTTTCCCATGGTTCTCCCGACCTCCATCCTCTGAAGTCATCTGCCCTTGTTTCTCAGCTTATCTCtccccccccgccaccccccccccaccaggcAAGATCCCCAGAGTGCAGGCTTGCccacaggagaggcagaggaagggatggagacaGTTGAGCCTGGTCTGGGACACAGACAGCCCTGAAAAGGGAGTGATAACCATATGCATAGGATCCCTGAGTGCCAACAATCAATGGCTCACCTAATTAAGGgacccacttcctcctcccctaGGGGCCTGAGACAGCAGCCCAGAGATCTGAATGCCGGCCTCACATAGCTGGGGAGGAACAGGGCAGAGCAGGACAGGAGACATGTTCCTCAGAGCTAAGCATGCCTCCTGACTTATTTTCAGTTCTCCTTTCCCATCTCTAGGCAGGAAATGATCTatgttcccacctccctgcccactTCATCTTCTTTCTGAAAACTCTTGCCAAGTGCAAGAGATGGGAATGCAGAGACCAGCCTGGAAAACGGGGCTCCTGTCCTGCTCTAGAAAGGACAGAGGCACACACAAGAGGATGAAGCCTGGTAGAGCTGGGGGCGGGGCTTTGTTCTCCAGGAGCTGCCCTTCATCTTCCCGGGTCAGTGGAAGGTgacaggggcatccagaaaggctCGGCCACTTGTCTATGTGGGACCCACTGTTGGCCCTGCCCTCCACCCAGGACTCCAGTGGAGCCAGCAAGGATATAACACAGGTGAGGATTGACTAAATGGAGAACTGGGGTCTCAGAAGACACAGATGTAGTGCCGGGATGAGGTGTTCCAAGAACACCGATGCCTACAAGAAGTATCTGTCGGTCAGAAGTGGCTGCTCAGGGCCAGGCACAatagtctttaatcccagcattgggaggcagaggcaggtggattctgtgaatttaaggccagccagagctacacagggtAACTTTCAACAGTTCACCTGATTGTCTAAAAAGAAAGAGGGGCGGGGGGAGAAGAGTCAAATGATGAACTGTTGGGTCAGCAGAATCTACAACCATGGGCAtgcctcagtgatagactgtttAAGCAAGCAGAGGCCCTGGGGTCAATCTCAAGCACTGAAAGACAACCCAATGAGACACACCCTCTAGTTTCTGCCTTGGAAACTCAGAGGGTTAAAAGCTTAACGTTTCTCcctacttgagaggcagaggcaggagaatcaagagtttaaGGTTGTCCTCAGCTGTCCTATGCCAGTCTGAGCTGAATCAGACCCTGTCTCCAGGGCTAAAGGGTATAGTAAGTCTGATGGAGCACTCAACTAGCATGCACGAAGCCCCAGGTTCCAGTCCCGGCACTGCCGAACACGCTAGCGCATGCcagtaatcctaacacttgggaggtagaagcaggaacagagcgtttaaggccagcctaaactacatGTTAACCCATCTCAACAAAACAAGACCCCgtctccccccccaaaaaaagttcaTAAATACACGGCAGGAAATGGGGTTCTTTCTCAACTGGCTGGGGTCTGAACTCAGCATATCTCTTTGGAAGCTATCACTGCTTTAGCTACTGGTCAGTTTATTGGCTCCCATCTCTCTGAGGACAAGCCTCCCTTTCTGGACAGCCCTGTAGATTTATGGTCTCCACAATTCTGATTGTCAAGGGTAACTAGGTGTGTTATCTCTTCTCAGAAGCATCCTTGACTTTGAGCTTAACTCCTTAGTGTAATTCCGGAGGTTGCCACATAGGGGCAGTGCAGGACCATGTGGAAATGCAGCTCTGGAGTCCAGCTACTTTTATCTGTCTGAGCCTGCCTAGTCAGGCACACAATCCTTATGGCCTAGTACTAGTTTAATTCTTCAGAGATACAGCCTGTTCCTCAAGGGTCAGTGCAGTGGCACCTACCGCTCTGTTGATGTGCTTCCTGACCAAAAGGTACAGCAGAGGTAGCAAGACATAAGCCAGCATCTCCCACAGCTTCCCAGTCAGTAGCATCCACAGGACACGGTCCTCAGCCTCCAGGTTGATCCAGCACCAGCCCACGGACACATCTGACGCATCATAGCCTATCTTCTTTAGAGAGACGGCTGCCACCGTGATAGCCAACGGGACACCCCAGCTGAagagtaaagagaaaagagaggtgcCAAGGTTAGCCCATAACACCCCACAGTGTCGGCATGAGCAAAACTGACTGGGGTCCTCTCTGAAGAGGACAGTGCTCCCAAAACCATCATCAGTGCTCCTGCAAAACAAGGGAGGGCAGGAAGGGCATGAGGAAGCCTGCTCTAATTTAGAATGCCAGGACTTTGGGGACGGGGATGTAACTTGGTCGGGAGGGGGCCACCGGCCATCTCTAGCACCACAGAAACTGGGCATGTTGGTAATTGCCTGCAACTCAGTgcttgagaggtggagacagataGACCACTGTGAGATCCAGGCCAACCTGtactacacagtgagatgctagcctgggctacagagtgagactctctCAAAACAACCTCCCAAAtgacacagctcagtggtggagatTACTGGCTGCTCCAGGATTCTAAGCActacatggtaactcacaaccatctggggTCAAGGGGATTTACTGCCTACCCATGGCCTACAATCCCCGACCCAGACCCTGGGTTC
Above is a window of Arvicanthis niloticus isolate mArvNil1 chromosome 5, mArvNil1.pat.X, whole genome shotgun sequence DNA encoding:
- the Gpr157 gene encoding G-protein coupled receptor 157, with translation MPSPAPPTELLPWERAVVLLSCALSALGSGLLVATHALWPDLRSRARRLLLFLSLADLLSAASYFYGVLQDFAGTSWDCVLQGALSTFANTSSFFWTVAIALYLYLSIVRNTRGPCTDHLVWAFHLISWGVPLAITVAAVSLKKIGYDASDVSVGWCWINLEAEDRVLWMLLTGKLWEMLAYVLLPLLYLLVRKHINRAHQALSEYRPICEGRQLQRGSSTSTADKKLILIPLIFICLRVWSTVRFVLTLCGSPAVQTPMLVVLHGIGNTFQGGANCIMFVLCTQAVRKRLFSLCCCCPWPSTQSPPGAPTPPKMGESQESRRTPEVPST